One region of Armigeres subalbatus isolate Guangzhou_Male chromosome 3, GZ_Asu_2, whole genome shotgun sequence genomic DNA includes:
- the LOC134225251 gene encoding uncharacterized protein LOC134225251: protein MSGTQSLDKSVERRTLRDILLDGCISTENGFMLCAINSDYGCKYRQKCEKFDPGNFIRHIRCEHPILAKARGLVKEDGIVPVKRRKVSKLSIVLDRQILLEAVIKLVTIHHVPILCVEWEGLRLILDPICDALKMQLNRPNMLNHLTAAAAKIRSGIANEVKGKLVCLKIDSATRLGRHILGVNIQFFHPEQNDILIYTIERSYNK, encoded by the exons ATGTCCGGAACACAATCACTTGACAAAAGTGTTGAGCGGCGAACATTACGGGATATTTTGCTGGATGGATGTATTTCAACAGAAAACGGTTTTATGTTATGTGCCATCAACAGTGACTATGGTTGTAAATATCGTCAGAAATGTGAAAAATTTGATCCTGGTAATTTTATCAGACATATCCGATGCGAACATCCGATTTTGGCAAAGGCACGCGGATTGGTCAAGGAAGATGGAATAGTTCCGGTTAAAAGAAGGAAGGTGTCAAAACTATCGATTGTACTTGACCGTCAAATCCTGCTTGAAGCGGTAATAAAATTGGTCACCATTCACCATGTTCCTATACTCTGTGTTGAATGGGAAGGACTCCGGCTCATTTTGGATCCAATTTGCGATGCTTTAAAAATGCAGCTGAATCGGCCCAATATGTTAAACCATCTGACTGCAGCTGCTGCGAAAATTCGCTCCGGTATAGCAAATGAGGTTAAAGGAAAACTAGTTTGCTTGAAAATAGACAGTGCTACACGCCTTGGACGACACATACTGGGAGTCAACATTCAGTTTTTCCATCCAGAGCAGAACGACATCCTCATCTATACAATtg AGCGGTCTTATAACAAGTAA